The Fusobacterium necrophorum subsp. necrophorum genome has a window encoding:
- a CDS encoding virulence-associated E family protein: protein MSARISTVRLPYERFSFDVKRNCILIATTNDATFLGDFSGERRYLLMKVNSKNIELPIMYDLEKFLVLETITREEHRNIVQHDFEGAIAEVVYIYENKLHDFYLPKELRTDWIILSKPTKVRIDMFKTFWILWNGNP from the coding sequence GTGTCTGCAAGAATAAGCACTGTAAGACTTCCATATGAACGGTTTTCTTTTGATGTTAAGAGAAATTGTATTTTGATTGCGACTACGAATGATGCGACTTTTTTAGGAGATTTTTCCGGAGAAAGAAGATATTTACTTATGAAAGTGAATAGCAAAAATATTGAGTTGCCTATCATGTATGATTTAGAAAAGTTTCTCGTATTGGAAACTATCACAAGAGAAGAACATCGCAATATTGTTCAACATGATTTTGAAGGAGCTATCGCAGAAGTCGTGTATATTTACGAGAATAAACTTCACGATTTCTATTTACCTAAAGAGCTAAGAACGGACTGGATTATATTATCCAAACCCACAAAAGTGAGAATAGACATGTTCAAAACTTTTTGGATTTTATGGAATGGAAATCCATAA